One segment of Nostoc piscinale CENA21 DNA contains the following:
- a CDS encoding DUF5895 domain-containing protein: MKASAKFDFEDDKFNAPPSQVIPWCQMINPRYGTDGMQTYGLAIKLDNANAVGFQPDENWQQVEHEFSSGVETVYISTTPRLVIVRRGPLSVKDRETGIKLGTLKENYDAFLADKLKFKTFTRYLIFLVSEDKKFLHDLPLQLTLNGAAGASFSKTYCEFQQGKVVSGFVAELERAYAVYRKQPVTPKGPLFHAHGIFCPIIECEERGIEPNTVLVASTVDYKHPTVGTLTQYLIASDAPESAIICKYFEEYKEFGKEPVRTETNKPAMAGVSSSYIYADEDDFGYPPY; encoded by the coding sequence ATGAAAGCATCTGCTAAGTTCGACTTTGAGGACGATAAATTTAATGCGCCGCCTTCTCAAGTCATCCCTTGGTGTCAGATGATTAATCCTCGATACGGCACGGATGGTATGCAAACTTATGGTCTCGCCATCAAGTTAGATAATGCTAATGCTGTGGGTTTTCAGCCGGATGAGAATTGGCAGCAAGTAGAGCATGAGTTTAGCTCTGGTGTTGAAACAGTTTATATCTCTACTACACCGCGTTTGGTGATTGTGCGCCGAGGGCCTTTATCAGTCAAAGACAGAGAAACGGGAATTAAGTTAGGTACGCTCAAAGAAAATTATGATGCTTTTTTAGCGGATAAACTGAAGTTTAAAACTTTTACGCGCTATTTAATTTTCTTAGTCAGTGAAGATAAGAAATTTTTACATGACTTGCCGCTACAATTAACCCTGAATGGTGCAGCCGGAGCAAGTTTCAGCAAAACTTATTGTGAATTTCAACAAGGCAAAGTGGTGAGTGGTTTTGTTGCTGAGTTAGAAAGAGCTTATGCTGTATATCGCAAACAACCTGTAACGCCAAAAGGGCCATTGTTCCACGCACATGGAATTTTCTGCCCAATTATTGAGTGTGAAGAAAGAGGAATTGAGCCGAACACGGTGCTGGTTGCTTCGACTGTAGATTACAAGCATCCAACAGTGGGGACACTAACACAATACCTAATTGCTTCGGATGCGCCTGAGTCGGCAATTATTTGCAAGTATTTTGAAGAATACAAAGAATTCGGCAAGGAACCTGTGAGAACAGAAACAAATAAACCTGCTATGGCGGGTGTTTCCAGTTCCTATATCTACGCTGATGAAGATGATTTTGGTTATCCACCTTACTAA